AGCCCGAAAAACCTGCCAAAAAGGGAAGTTCCAAGGCATAACTGCCAAAATTACCCCTAATGGTTGAAAACTGATAGTGCTGGAAGTATAATTGGTTGTTACCGTTTGTTCGGCAAGAAAAAACTTGGAATTTTCGGCATAGTACCTGCAACATTTCACGCATTTCTCTATTTCTGAAATAGATTCTTTGATTGGTTTACCCATTTCAAGCGTAATCAGTTGAGCGCAATATAATTTTTTGTTTTCCAACAAATCAGCCAGTGCATTCATCCTTTTGCTTCTGATAGCAATGGCAGCAGTACGATTAATATCAAATCCCGATTCTGTTTTTTTAAGAATATTTTGAACTTGTCTTCCGGAATGTGCAGGATATCTTTTTACTAAAAGGTTGTTAAAAGGGTTGATTGTTTCGAATCGCATATTCTAACCAAATAAAGTGGAGTAAATATAAAGGTAGGCTGCAAAATTACATGTAATCGGACATTTTAAAACATTAGATCACAAGTATAAAACAACTGTGTAAAGACGCAGCTTGTAATTATTGGTTACAGTTCATACAGCAGAAAAAAAAGAGATTTTTCTGCCCTTTAGTTACGGAATTTCTGATTTACACTTATATTTGCAGCGCAAAAAATAAAGGCTGTTGATACATTTTAAGTAAAAAACATCAAAACAATGTCACATTTTAGTACAGAATTGATTGTACCGGATAAGCAAGAAATGGCAAGTGGTTTTTTCAGAGTTATTGGCCCAGTGTTAACTTGGGTAATTTTTGCCGGCTTTATCAAATCTTATTATCAGGCAAACGGATATGCCCCCCCATTCTTTCTTGCAAATGGCTTGCTTACTTTTATTACCATTTTAATTACTGTTTTTTCACTTTTGATGTGGTATCATAAGAGGTATGACAAGCGCGGCACACTTAATGTTCATGCTGATCATTTAGAATTTACTTGGGACGATTCTGAGCGGAAGTATAACCTTCCCTTAAAAGATTTAAAAGATTTAACCTTGGTTTATGATGGTTATGCAGGATTTACCAGCCCATTTAAAGGCACTAATAATTATTTTTCGTTTGTTCATGCCGGTGAAAAATACAATCTTCATTTCTTTTTAGGTTCACAAAACGACACGATAGCACTTGCAGAAGTTCTTAAGAAGTGGTATGAAAACAATGTTAATTTTAAAGAGTATAATTCAAAAGGTCAGGAGCGTTACCTGATGCTTTATAACGCTGCCTACAAAAGCGTTATAGCCTAATTCAATTCTATTAAAATTATTTCGAAGTCCACCTTTGTTTGTTAACGCAAAGGTGGATTTTTCTTTTAGTCTTCTTTAAATCCCAAAGCTCTAAGTGTTTCAACATTCATACCTCCCATAGGGAGTTGTTTATCTACCTGAAACTGAAATAATGCATCTTTAAATTGAGGTGTTGATACCTGAGTATATGGGCCCGCGTCATAACCTTTTGCATTTAATGCTTGTTGGACATCTCTGATAGATGCCTTTGAAATGGTAATACCGGTTATAAAAGGGTAAGTCTGAGAAATTTTGTCAGAAAGATCTTCTTCTGAAATCTGAGTTCCTTCTCCTGTCTGTAAAATATATTTTGGGTCATCACTGAATAGTGCTTTTTTTATTTCAGCGTTTATGATGTCCGATTGTTTAAATTGATTGTTTTTTAAAAAATCAAGGTAAGCATTGCGGGTCATTGGTCCAATAATATTATCAATAGGCCCCGGATCATATCCTTTTTGAAAAAGTTTTTGCTGTATATCTTCAACCGAAAAATCAAACCAATGCACACCCAGAGATTCAAGTGTTTTTATACTGCGGTCGCCAATCATTAACTGATAGTCTGATTGAAAACTGTTTAGGGCTTCCTCAGTCTGTTGTTTCAAAATTCCATCTGTTTTGCCGGGCTTATATCCATGCAAATAGAGTAAAATTTGTATTTTTTCTATCACGATGTTATCGCTAAATGACATGTTCTCCAACCCTTCTAAAGCAATTTCTTCTTCCGATTTTTCTATAGTTTTTGACAAAACCGGTTTCTCTGATTTCGTTACAGTTGTTTTTTTTGCTGATTTCTGACTGCTTTTACAGGCAGAATTAAGCATTGTAAAGAGCAAAAATATTAGAAGAAAAGCAATTTTTGGCTTCAACAAACTGGACATGTCAGTTTACAAATTTAAACATTTCTGGTTTTAACCTTTTCTATTAACCTTCTAAAATAAACCCCCGTTACACATCCCATTCCTCCGACCAAACTTCCAATAAAGATAGATAAAGTGATAAGATATCCAGATTCAGGGATTGAAAATGCTTCGGCTATTTTGCCAAGCAATAAACCTTTATTTTGAAAATTTAAATAGCTGATATAAATGCCCCATGATAATCCTGTTCCTGCAAATCCTGCTGCATAAGCGATTCCTGCATGTTTCAGATTTGCAATATATCCAACTAATCCCGCTACAATTGCAATACTCCACCATGGGAAAAACCAGGCTGATAAAGCTGATAAAATGGCAATTACTGGAGTGGTTTTCATGTTTACTTATTTTTACTTGGAATAAAGTTTTGCAATGAAACAAATTCCCCGGCCTTAAAATCGGCTGAAGATGGCACAAAGCGCAAGGAATAGTATTCCCCTTTAGCCCAATCGTCAACGAATTTAGTATAGTTATAACTTCCCGGATTGCCAGATTGTCCGCCGGGATAAATGCCTTTTGCTTCAACTCCATTATCTGTAAAAGCCACAACCATTCTCCATGAAGGACCAGCTCTTTTTCCGGTTGCATTGACAATACTGTAATTGCCTCCACAATAAACCTCAGTTTTGCTGAAAGCACCTATGCGGGCAAGATGTAGAATAGAGGTCCCTTTAAAAGAACCCCAATCAGAAGTTTTTCCGTTTTGAATTGCCCATTGTGTCAATGCAACAATAGATTTTGTGAAAGCTGGTCTCACTAATTCAGCCAATGTTTCGGTTTCGGGAGTTGATAAATTATCCATTAACTGATGAGCGGGAAGACGTTTCATTAAGCCAATTGTAACAGCATTTTCCGGATAGACCATAGAAAGACTGTCCGTCCGGTTATTAAATTCATCATAAATTTCATTCAGCAGGTTTTGCCAGAATACTTCGTAAAATGAGGGTGCTAATGCATCTGGATTGTTGAAGAAATCCCAGTTTTTTAGGGTTTGATAAATTGGTAATTCCCCTTCTTCTAACTCATCAGGATTAAGATATCCAAGCATAATCGGCAAGCTTTCTGAAGCCTGAAGATTAAAATTGTCTAATTGAAGTTGTTGCAAGTCAGTTGGAGTAATGTCTTTCATTTCTGACAGTCGGTTGTTAATCCGTCTGTTGCGATAAAACTCAAAGTCATTGCTTTGGTAATAATAAGGATAAGTAGAATCCGTAGGGTGTTGATTTGCTGAACTTACAAAACCCCTTTGAGGATTTCGGATATGTGGAGTTTGATCATTGGGTATATATTTTTGCCATTCATGGTCAGGATTGCTGCCATCTAATATGAATTTCCCTTGTTCTTTATATCTAACGGGATAACTACCTTTTTGCCATATTGCAATATCTCCGTTTTTGTCTGCAAAAACAAAGTTTTGTGCCGGACATTCATACCAGGTCAATGCCTCTTCATAATCATTGTAGTTCTTAGCCCGATTGAGCAAGTAAAATGTTTTAAACTCATTTGAAGGTTGATGAGCTTTCCATTTCATGGCGAGGTAAAGATTGTCGGGGCCGTAATCTTCAAAAGAAACAGGTCCTAAATGGGTATATATCACAGTATCCTGAATAGCTTCTGATTCATATCGCACTTTGTAAGGCTCAATCCGTTTAGTTGTCTCTTTCCATTGATTGTCATAACGATATTCTGATTTTGTGTTGTCTTTAAAAGTGATTTTATAATAATCTTTAACGTCAACACCGGCATTGGTTACTCCCCATGCTATATCAGAGTTAAAACCAATAACTATGCCGGGACCTCCGGGAATGGTCACTCCATAAACATTGACACCGGGTGCGGTAAGTTGAGTTTCATACCATATTGAAGGTAAATTAAGTTGAAGATGCGGGTCATTGCATAAGATTGGTTTGCCCGATTTGGTTTTGCTTCCACTAATTGCCCAATTATTGCTACCAATAGTTGGTTCTGTTTGTGGTTGAGGAGGTAAAAGATGTTGATGGTTGATTGGGAAAAGGCATCCTGTATCAGTTGAGTCCGGAGTATTTACAATTGGTTTTTTGGCTTCGATTGGTGTAAATTCCCATTTTGT
This is a stretch of genomic DNA from Sphingobacteriales bacterium. It encodes these proteins:
- a CDS encoding penicillin acylase family protein; the encoded protein is MIKSILSFTLSFFATILLIFLLNRTPADWPFIGKKLIGTPVAMLPPIGKFLDPFSGFWQNAEGLIPVLPSTQSLKALKAKVEVVFDERLVPHIYAQNEYDLYFVQGYVTASQRLWQMEFQTHAAAGRISEIVGINAIEFDREQRRKGMTYAAELLVEAMKSDTLVHNISNAYADGVNAYIRQLTYKNLPIEYKLLNYKPEPWSTLKSALLQKKMADDLTGNNSDIQLTNVAAVFGKSTADLLFPDFIEGQDPVIPAGTKWEFTPIEAKKPIVNTPDSTDTGCLFPINHQHLLPPQPQTEPTIGSNNWAISGSKTKSGKPILCNDPHLQLNLPSIWYETQLTAPGVNVYGVTIPGGPGIVIGFNSDIAWGVTNAGVDVKDYYKITFKDNTKSEYRYDNQWKETTKRIEPYKVRYESEAIQDTVIYTHLGPVSFEDYGPDNLYLAMKWKAHQPSNEFKTFYLLNRAKNYNDYEEALTWYECPAQNFVFADKNGDIAIWQKGSYPVRYKEQGKFILDGSNPDHEWQKYIPNDQTPHIRNPQRGFVSSANQHPTDSTYPYYYQSNDFEFYRNRRINNRLSEMKDITPTDLQQLQLDNFNLQASESLPIMLGYLNPDELEEGELPIYQTLKNWDFFNNPDALAPSFYEVFWQNLLNEIYDEFNNRTDSLSMVYPENAVTIGLMKRLPAHQLMDNLSTPETETLAELVRPAFTKSIVALTQWAIQNGKTSDWGSFKGTSILHLARIGAFSKTEVYCGGNYSIVNATGKRAGPSWRMVVAFTDNGVEAKGIYPGGQSGNPGSYNYTKFVDDWAKGEYYSLRFVPSSADFKAGEFVSLQNFIPSKNK